ACTTCACGCGAACAGTCTTGTTTCCTGTTTTCTCGTAATCAATGTCATTTTCAGCCACATAGATATTGCTATTATTACTAATATCTTTGACCGCATCTTTGATCTTTTTCTTAAAATTATTCGTCTGGCCCCACGACGAAACAGGCCAATTTATTAGCTGCTTCAATACATCAATGTCATATGTCGATTTGCCCTTGAAGTCTGTCAGGTCAGAAACAAGGTTGGGATATAGCAACATTGCGTATTTCGTCTTAAACTTTGGAATGGCATTAAACGATAGATATGCGTAATAGCCATTGGACAAAATAATATCGCCAATTGTTGATGGGATTTCCACTCTGAGAGTCTTAGTATCCCTTAGATGTTCCCAATTTCCAATCAACGGATGTTGACCAGGAACCTCCTCATATTTTCGCTTGTTCAGAATTTTATATTCAACCTGAACTTCAGCCAGCTCATCAAGAGAACTCTCCAATTCTTCGAGCCTGTCAAAATTGCAATGCTCCATCACCTTGGGAACTGGGATCAGATTGCTATCAAGCTTTGCAGTTTCATCACCGTTTTGCTCATAGAGATCTATCAAGATTGAATAAATCGTATCATAGAGCCTTAGGCTTCTTTTCGTGAGATTGCCTTCAACCACAA
This sequence is a window from Candidatus Terasakiella magnetica. Protein-coding genes within it:
- a CDS encoding replication initiation protein, which gives rise to MNDTVGTNEVPKPFNRSAAKKIRGELWNAKSKPSVKHQMRLMRKVVVEGNLTKRSLRLYDTIYSILIDLYEQNGDETAKLDSNLIPVPKVMEHCNFDRLEELESSLDELAEVQVEYKILNKRKYEEVPGQHPLIGNWEHLRDTKTLRVEIPSTIGDIILSNGYYAYLSFNAIPKFKTKYAMLLYPNLVSDLTDFKGKSTYDIDVLKQLINWPVSSWGQTNNFKKKIKDAVKDISNNSNIYVAENDIDYEKTGNKTVRVKFKVTQNLKNKDFREKRIEGRQSFAKDPISFQTMKYLSRLLRINLDGVTLPLLRRLWKQAKDEFYLSPNAAKLLDKDPEAACIRFFEEEFETYSTKNTDFPFLSRLYKELGTEENIRAQFKDPNSLHDMTAEEYDKWMEANGFEEPEGDTGIPTQG